One genomic region from Leptolyngbyaceae cyanobacterium JSC-12 encodes:
- a CDS encoding phosphate ABC transporter substrate-binding protein, PhoT family (IMG reference gene:2510097809~TIGRFAM: phosphate binding protein) → MVVNNVKLVPSRFTTLVSATAATVAVIGLSVAAVNSQGSTVKVDGSSTVYPITEKIAEDFQKATGTKVTVGISGTGGGFKKFCAGETDVSNASRPILKKEMDACRAKGISYIELPIAYDALTVVVNPANNWATDMTPAELKKIWEPNSTVNNWREVRSGFPNQPLKLFGPGADSGTFDYFTEAINGKSKASRKDFTASEDDNVLVQGVSRDKGALGYFGLAYYEANKNRLKSVKINGVAPSAANVISGAYTPLSRPIFIYVNAASAKKPEVKRFVDYYLKNAGNAARAVRYVPLPANAYTEIAKRFNAGKTGTIFGGEEAVGLKINDLITRELKN, encoded by the coding sequence ATGGTGGTCAATAATGTGAAGCTTGTGCCAAGCCGCTTCACCACGCTCGTTAGTGCAACTGCAGCAACTGTTGCTGTGATTGGGCTGTCCGTGGCTGCGGTGAACTCTCAGGGTAGTACCGTCAAAGTGGATGGTTCCAGTACGGTTTACCCGATTACCGAAAAAATTGCCGAAGATTTTCAGAAGGCTACCGGGACCAAAGTAACTGTCGGGATTTCGGGTACAGGTGGCGGATTCAAGAAGTTCTGCGCTGGTGAAACCGATGTTTCTAATGCATCTCGCCCCATTCTGAAGAAAGAAATGGATGCTTGTAGAGCAAAAGGCATCAGCTACATCGAGCTGCCTATTGCTTATGACGCATTGACAGTGGTTGTCAACCCCGCCAACAATTGGGCAACCGACATGACTCCAGCTGAACTGAAGAAGATTTGGGAGCCGAACAGTACTGTTAACAACTGGAGAGAAGTGCGCTCTGGCTTCCCCAACCAACCCCTGAAACTGTTTGGACCGGGTGCTGACTCTGGTACTTTTGACTACTTCACCGAAGCGATTAACGGTAAGTCCAAAGCTAGCCGTAAAGACTTCACTGCTAGTGAAGATGACAACGTGCTTGTACAGGGTGTTTCTCGTGACAAAGGTGCGTTGGGCTATTTTGGTTTGGCATATTACGAAGCCAACAAAAATCGTCTGAAGTCAGTTAAGATCAATGGCGTAGCTCCCTCGGCTGCCAATGTGATTAGCGGTGCCTACACGCCTTTGTCTCGTCCTATCTTTATCTACGTCAACGCTGCCTCTGCTAAGAAGCCTGAAGTGAAGCGCTTCGTAGATTACTACCTGAAGAATGCTGGTAATGCAGCAAGAGCTGTGAGATACGTTCCTTTACCAGCTAATGCTTACACAGAAATTGCAAAGCGCTTTAATGCAGGCAAGACGGGTACCATCTTTGGGGGTGAAGAAGCCGTTGGTCTCAAGATTAACGATTTGATTACTCGTGAACTGAAAAACTAA